From Carassius auratus strain Wakin unplaced genomic scaffold, ASM336829v1 scaf_tig00216324, whole genome shotgun sequence, a single genomic window includes:
- the LOC113097539 gene encoding alpha-2C adrenergic receptor, producing MHNLSFASEVDTYIDIGLTSSGNSTSRYSPVTIIGLAGLVSFLILFTIVGNVLVVIAVLTSRALKPAQNLFLVSLASADILVATLIIPFSLANELMGYWFFGKVWCDIYLALDVLFCTSSIVHLCAISLDRYWSVTQAVEYNLKRTPRRVKGMIVVVWLIAAVISFPPLISMDRNNEGDSSEPQCQLNNHTWYILYSSIGSFFAPCVIMILVYIRIYQVAKTRTRNMSEKRRDPDGGSGTPRLENGLSREDSRRENGHCASPPPGERKPGEDDPDAELEDSSSSDEKAKRTQNETAPSRKDRRPSRKNSSSSKHSSRKSRASSKTLDLFSSRRKRRNTISRKKISQAREKRFTFVLAVVMGVFVVCWFPFFFSYSLYGICREPCAIHDTLFKFFFWIGYCNSSLNPVIYTIFNQDFRRAFQKILCKSWKRSF from the coding sequence ATGCATAACTTAAGCTTTGCAAGCGAAGTGGACACTTACATTGACATTGGTTTAACATCCTCTGGGAATTCTACAAGTCGCTATTCTCCGGTCACCATTATAGGGCTCGCGGGGCTGGTGAGCTTCCTCATCTTGTTTACAATAGTGGGGAATGTGCTGGTCGTTATCGCCGTTTTAACGAGCAGAGCGCTCAAGCCAGCACAAAACCTTTTTCTCGTGTCTCTGGCCAGTGCGGACATTCTGGTGGCCACCCTGATCATCCCTTTCTCTCTGGCCAATGAATTAATGGGCTACTGGTTTTTTGGGAAAGTTTGGTGTGATATCTATCTTGCGCTAGATGTTCTTTTCTGCACATCTTCTATTGTTCACCTGTGTGCTATAAGTCTGGACAGGTACTGGTCTGTCACGCAGGCGGTCGAGTATAACTTGAAGAGGACGCCTCGCAGGGTAAAGGGCATGATTGTGGTGGTATGGTTAATTGCGGCTGTGATCTCCTTCCCACCGCTCATCTCCATGGACCGGAATAACGAGGGTGACAGCAGCGAACCACAATGCCAGCTGAACAACCACACGTGGTACATCCTGTATTCCAGCATCGGGTCGTTCTTTGCCCCGTGTGTCATCATGATCCTTGTTTACATCCGAATCTACCAGGTGGCAAAGACGAGGACCCGAAATATGTCTGAAAAGCGGCGTGATCCGGACGGTGGGTCAGGGACGCCACGGCTGGAGAACGGCTTGAGCCGTGAGGATTCTAGGCGGGAAAACGGGCACTGTGCCTCGCCGCCACCAGGGGAACGCAAACCAGGCGAGGATGACCCAGATGCCGAGCTGGAGGACAGCAGCTCATCTGATGAGAAGGCCAAGCGGACGCAAAACGAGACGGCGCCCTCGAGAAAAGACCGCCGGCCCAGCCGCAAGAACAGCTCCAGCTCCAAGCATTCCAGCCGGAAGTCCCGAGCCAGCAGCAAGACCCTGGACTTGTTTTCCTCCCGCAGAAAAAGGAGGAACACCATTTCGAGAAAAAAGATTTCCCAGGCACGAGAGAAGCGGTTCACCTTCGTGCTGGCCGTGGTCATGGGGGTGTTCGTGGTCTGCTGGTTTCCGTTCTTCTTTAGCTACAGCCTGTATGGGATCTGCCGGGAGCCCTGTGCCATCCATGACACCCTTTTCAAGTTTTTCTTCTGGATCGGTTACTGCAACAGCTCCCTCAATCCCGTCATCTACACCATCTTCAACCAGGACTTCCGGCGAGCTTTTCAGAAGATCCTGTGCAAGTCCTGGAAGAGGTCTTTTTAG